A part of Aspergillus flavus chromosome 1, complete sequence genomic DNA contains:
- a CDS encoding SAM binding motif-containing protein (unnamed protein product): MDMMSVSTAAFAPAAASGSDLHSILSSTGPTRAATSTSSLNSLTDYTNYPLIRQGERTYLRDPESLYPLPCDLPEIHRQTLRSLMLLRVFGGPFCNPYFADRPPQRVLEIACGSGLWSSLSHDYFARRGARNVAFHGIDLVSLAPDLRKKGVNWQFKRHDLRKPRLPFPDDYFDFVFIKDASMCPSSPAQQASGLSEPLRVLKPGGVLEIWDSDSVFRSLLPNPAPARKLASRELEIADATATYTFSPATPFTRVQNKFLQDYNSWAEKAFDRRKLTALPCSTIGLSFNSEVDVLEKVDSRRIAIPLGDLRWERESKDSSGGARKQLTADQMSIRRTALLTVIQMIEGMEPILMEASGKSRDEWDRWWTAMMADVFQKGGLANGECLEVSAWWGQKKNPSTKNS, encoded by the coding sequence ATGGATATGATGTCAGTCAGCACGGCGGCGTTCGCCccagctgcagcttctgGCTCCGACCTGCATTCGATCCTAAGCTCAACCGGTCCTACCAGAGCAGCGACGTCGACTTCCTCGCTCAATTCCTTGACTGACTACACGAACTATCCTCTGATCCGTCAGGGCGAACGCACGTACTTGCGCGACCCCGAAAGTCTGTACCCTTTACCATGCGATCTCCCGGAAATTCATCGCCAAACGCTGCGCTCTCTAATGCTGCTGCGCGTTTTCGGAGGCCCTTTCTGCAACCCATACTTTGCCGATCGCCCTCCCCAGCGTGTCCTCGAAATTGCATGTGGTTCGGGTCTCTGGTCTAGCTTGTCTCATGACTATTTCGCCCGTCGTGGCGCTCGCAATGTTGCTTTCCATGGTATTGACCTCGTTTCCTTGGCCCCTGACTTGCGCAAAAAGGGTGTCAATTGGCAATTTAAGCGCCATGATCTACGGAAGCCTCGTTTGCCTTTCCCAGACGATTATTTCGACTTCGTCTTCATTAAGGATGCGTCGATGTGCCCCTCCAGTCCAGCGCAGCAGGCGTCCGGCTTGAGCGAGCCGCTGCGCGTTCTCAAACCGGGCGGCGTCCTGGAAATATGGGATTCCGATTCGGTATTCCGATCATTGCTCCCTAATCCTGCGCCCGCTCGTAAATTAGCATCGAGGGAACTGGAAATTGCGGATGCGACCGCAACCTACACATTTTCGCCTGCCACTCCATTCACACGAGTGCAGAACAAATTCCTCCAAGACTACAACTCTTGGGCTGAGAAGGCATTCGACCGTCGCAAACTCACTGCACTACCTTGTTCCACGATTGGACTTTCCTTCAACTCCGAGGTGGACGTCTTAGAGAAGGTAGATAGCCGCCGGATTGCTATACCACTGGGCGACTTACGGTGGGAACGAGAAAGCAAGGATTCTAGCGGCGGCGCGCGGAAGCAATTAACGGCAGATCAAATGTCCATCCGGCGCACAGCTCTTTTGACCGTGATTCAGATGATCGAGGGCATGGAGCCTATCCTCATGGAGGCCAGCGGGAAGAGTAGAGATGAATGGG
- a CDS encoding putative transcription factor, translating into MADGTYRFQQPGAGQFFFQTQQQQPSHQRHLVRNGTNSPTARLKFSHDTPSPSRSPPLGQAAALNPFTMYSQTHQGQHVLMNGGQAHQRFGMQMPKFQSQSHHPHPAQQAHHHTHHNQASHNINHQHNFSSGALAAATPHFTPSHMQNGAHANVDEDIDESMNEHWQQQLQLAAESRQASSPHYYARAVAQQTKGIQIAPSQPEPQENGGDVKNGLTKVKASPRQGWYALDFGGQGLRALSTSLFSYDFLKELYLNHNKLKALPQTIGQLRKLEHLDLSGNDLTELPEEIGMLTSLKKLYLFDNNIRTLPYEMGYLYRLDTLGIEGNPLNDILKSQIMKEGTRALIKYLREEMPENPPPPDRDWVILDETAGTSTEKITVLSYNALCDSSATQSHFGYTPSRALSWEFRRDVILSELRSHDSDIVCLQEVDQGSYNGYFREQLAYNGYKGVYWPRGRAMGMQEEEAKSVDGCATFFKGTKFILLDKQMINFGQTAVRRPDAKGQDDIYNRLWQKDHIAVVVFLENRLTGSRFIVVNAHLYWDPAFKDVKLIQTAILMEEITKLSETYAKWPACTDKTAFRFSEAEGGEAQTPPEPAPSMEYSSGDQIPLFMCGDFNSSPGSAAYNLIANGRLTEEHPDLEKRLYGNLSRVGMTHPFKLKSAYNSIGELSFTNYTPDFKDILDYIWFTSNTLHVSALLGEVDKDYLQKVPGFPNFHFPSDHIALFAEFVVKGKKGKVVEADFGPQRN; encoded by the exons ATGGCAGATGGTACCTACAGGTTCCAGCAGCCTGGGGCCGGGCAGTTCTTCTTTCAAacgcaacaacaacaaccttctcaTCAACGACACCTTGTCCGGAACGGGACGAATTCTCCGACTGCAAGACTGAAATTTAGTCACGACACACCATCACCTTCACGATCTCCTCCCCTTGGCCAAGCAGCTGCGCTCAATCCATTCACTATGTACAGTCAGACACACCAAGGGCAGCATGTCCTGATGAATGGCGGCCAGGCTCACCAACGCTTCGGCATGCAGATGCCGAAGTTTCAATCCCAGAGTCACCATCCTCACCCTGCACAGCAAGCTCATCATCATACACACCACAACCAAGCCTCCCACAATATTAACCACCAGCACAACTTCTCCAGTGGGGCGTTGGCTGCCGCTACTCCTCACTTTACCCCGAGCCACATGCAGAATGGGGCTCATGCTAACGTTGACGAAGATATCGATGAATCTATGAATGAACATTGGCAACAACAGCTTCAGCTGGCCGCTGAATCGCGGCAGGCGAGTTCCCCGCATTACTATGCCCGGGCCGTCGCTCAACAGACAAAGGGCATCCAAATCGCTCCCAGTCAGCCTGAACCCCAGGAGAACGGAGGTGATGTGAAGAATGGGCTGACGAAAGTAAAAGCATCCCCGAGGCAGGGCTGGTATGCCCTCGATTTCGGCGGACAAGGCCTCCGGGCACTCTCCACGTCTTTGTTCAGTTACGATTTCCTGAAAGAGCTGTACCTAAACCACAACAAACTCAAGGCGCTGCCTCAGACAATTGGCCAGCTGCGGAAACTGGAGCATCTGGACCTCTCGGGCAATGACCTCACCGAGCTTCCCGAGGAGATTGGCATGCTTACGAGCCTGAAGAAGCTTTACTTGTTCGATAACAATATCCGTACGCTCCCTTACGAAATGGGATACCTCTACCGGTTGGACACTTTGGGAATTGAAGGCAACCCATTGAACGATATTTTGAAGTCTCAAATTATGAAGGAGGGTACCAGAGCTCTGATTAAGTATCTGAGGGAAGAAATGCCAG AAAACCCCCCTCCTCCGGACAGAGATTGGGTTATTCTTGACGAGACTGCGGGCACCTCCACTGAAAAGATCACCGTCCTTTCCTATAACGCACTGTGCGATTCATCTGCAACACAGTCCCACTTCGGATATACTCCTTCTCGTGCCCTGTCATGGGAATTCAGAAGAGATGTCATCCTTAGCGAGCTAAGGTCTCATGACTCGGATATCGTTTGTCTTCAAGAAGTAGATCAAGGTAGTTACAACGGTTATTTCAGAGAACAATTGGCCTACAACGGCTACAAGGGTGTATATTGGCCTCGAGGAAGAGCCATGGGTAtgcaggaggaagaagccaagtcTGTTGATGGCTGTGCTACCTTCTTCAAGGGGACCAAGTTCATTCTTCTTGACAAGCAGATGATCAACTTTGGCCAAACAGCGGTACGGAGACCTGATGCCAAGGGCCAAGATGACATATACAACAGATTATGGCAAAAGGATCACATTGCAGTTGTTGTATTCCTTGAAAACAGGCTAACGGGCTCGCGGTTCATCGTTGTGAACGCCCATCTCTATTGGGACCCTGCCTTCAAGGATGTCAAGTTGATCCAGACAGCTATTTTGATGGAAGAGATCACGAAGCTCTCCGAGACGTACGCGAAATGGCCTGCGTGCACCGACAAAACGGCGTTCCGCTTTTCAGAAGCGGAAGGTGGTGAAGCACAAACTCCACCGGAACCTGCTCCATCCATGGAGTATAGCAGTGGCGATCAAATTCCTCTTTTCATGTGTGGAGATTTCAACTCATCGCCTGGGTCAGCGGCGTACAATCTGATTGCGAACGGACGGCTAACGGAAGAGCATCCGGATCTCGAGAAGCGACTTTATGGAAACTTGAGCCGGGTTGGTATGACCCACCCGTTCAAGCTGAAATCCGCATACAACTCGATCGGCGAGTTGAGTTTCACGAACTATACACCTGATTTTAAGGATATTCTGGACTATATCTGGTTTACATCGAATACGCTTCATGTTTCGGCGTTACTCGGCGAGGTGGACAAGGACTATCTGCAGAAAGTTCCCGGGTTCCCTAACTTTCATTTTCCTAGTGATCATATCGCATTATTTGCGGAGTTTGTTGTtaaagggaaaaagggaaaggttGTGGAGGCGGATTTTGGACCGCAACGGAATTGA